One bacterium genomic region harbors:
- a CDS encoding UPF0175 family protein, with translation MSVKIEITDEIVASMKIPVPEVKKELTKELAFALYSRWVLSMGKARQMAGLTKREFIEELASRKIKRHYKKEDLEEDIAYAKSCKQ, from the coding sequence GTGTCCGTTAAAATTGAAATAACAGATGAAATAGTTGCATCCATGAAGATACCAGTGCCTGAAGTAAAGAAAGAACTTACAAAAGAATTGGCATTCGCATTATACAGCCGGTGGGTATTATCTATGGGGAAGGCCCGTCAAATGGCGGGATTGACCAAACGGGAATTTATTGAAGAACTTGCTTCCCGTAAAATCAAACGGCATTATAAAAAAGAAGACCTGGAGGAGGATATTGCTTATGCTAAAAGTTGTAAGCAATAG
- the cas1 gene encoding CRISPR-associated endonuclease Cas1: MQEFSSLSWHRLSVTLVNIRMLSSAKAHPVSIFQAIIKGVSILMGIMDDPSIFFHIRDKRHTYKLRESDKVLIDIFFCGYNLDFVKKWSDAFKTYLSNPDTGRNFDIIELGEPEERTFEKVFSETGEISSEREICLEFLIPFSFKPKTHRTSITKTAFINSFENRLSKLFGKEFKYSSQSDNFSVLPYYWDYTQISHPSQSQQGRIQYINGCVGRLYIKGKFSDLLPFIILGSELHTGTKTSNAQGYYLLHKEPQGYFDKNFPNQKSILSIIKDVIDKYDNALESLSIDEKFSFNEEVYAEKLFHQITENNYIPSPNIAFLIKKKDSVDRLVEQLQFKDLIVQQYVLKTISENFDRIFEKESIGFRKGVSREKSIELVQSAIGEGYQFVIESDVEDFFPSVDLDILTRLLEFYIPQKDICLKNIIQKCMRNGYILNGTYYARIKGLAQGSPLSPILANLYLDSFDEQMQKFNVRMIRYADDFVILTRTKEDAENILSQTESFLSGLGLKIKKEKTNIKHIKDGFQFLGISFTGSEVKVESEDEMKRFKKPLYITEPYTFLSLNGDAIDILKNREIIETIPIRRISEIMVMEKTVFSTALITKCTDNNIPFTIVLNTGYYITTIKPDSKKYYDITFAHAKKYYSLSETEIFSIAKEFAVGKLNNYISLFKQKYVKEQNLFINEIERVIQNIYQAADIHEVRGLEGSTAKKIYQKLNVFIDNEIFQIEKRDRRCPDRINSLLNFGYYLLFSRINATVRAVGLNPYLGFLHSPLDDYESFVCDIEELFRARIDRFIIRLVNLKVITKDDFVETERGFYLKKEGVKSYLNQFEAEMERKTSENSLSLKENIYVQVNIIKNFMLENKSLTFYIWKV; encoded by the coding sequence ATGCAGGAATTTTCATCTCTTTCATGGCATCGTTTATCCGTCACCCTTGTCAACATCCGCATGCTGTCTTCTGCGAAAGCCCATCCTGTCTCTATTTTTCAGGCAATCATTAAGGGTGTCTCAATTTTGATGGGGATTATGGACGACCCGTCTATTTTTTTTCATATAAGGGACAAAAGACATACTTATAAACTCAGGGAATCAGACAAGGTTTTAATTGACATCTTTTTCTGCGGGTATAATCTGGATTTTGTAAAGAAGTGGTCAGATGCTTTCAAAACTTATCTGTCAAATCCGGATACGGGCAGGAATTTCGATATTATTGAACTGGGGGAACCTGAAGAACGGACTTTTGAAAAGGTTTTCTCTGAAACCGGGGAAATATCTTCAGAGAGGGAAATCTGCCTGGAGTTTTTAATACCGTTTTCCTTTAAACCAAAAACTCACAGGACTTCTATTACAAAGACTGCTTTCATTAATTCTTTCGAAAACCGGTTATCAAAATTATTTGGAAAAGAGTTTAAATATAGCAGTCAAAGCGATAATTTTTCTGTTTTGCCTTATTACTGGGATTATACTCAAATTTCACATCCTTCTCAATCTCAACAGGGGCGCATTCAATATATAAATGGATGCGTGGGCAGGCTTTACATAAAAGGCAAATTCAGCGATTTACTGCCTTTTATTATTCTCGGGAGCGAACTGCACACGGGAACAAAGACATCCAATGCGCAAGGCTATTATTTACTCCATAAAGAACCCCAGGGGTATTTTGATAAAAATTTTCCTAATCAAAAGTCAATATTGTCAATTATAAAAGACGTGATTGACAAATACGATAATGCGTTGGAATCGCTTTCAATAGACGAGAAATTTTCATTTAATGAAGAGGTCTATGCGGAAAAGCTTTTTCATCAGATAACAGAAAATAATTATATCCCGTCGCCAAACATCGCGTTTCTCATAAAGAAAAAAGACAGTGTTGACAGGCTGGTGGAACAATTGCAGTTTAAAGATTTAATTGTCCAGCAATATGTGTTGAAAACCATATCTGAGAATTTTGACAGGATATTTGAGAAAGAATCCATAGGTTTTAGAAAGGGAGTATCACGTGAGAAGTCGATTGAATTAGTCCAATCGGCGATTGGCGAAGGTTATCAATTTGTGATTGAATCCGATGTTGAAGACTTTTTCCCCTCGGTGGATTTGGATATATTAACCCGTTTGCTGGAATTTTACATCCCGCAAAAAGATATTTGCCTGAAAAACATAATTCAGAAATGCATGAGAAACGGCTATATTTTAAACGGGACTTATTATGCGAGAATAAAAGGATTAGCGCAGGGCAGCCCGCTTTCACCAATACTTGCCAATCTCTACCTGGATTCGTTTGACGAACAAATGCAAAAATTCAATGTGAGAATGATCCGATATGCGGATGATTTTGTTATACTGACCCGGACAAAAGAAGACGCTGAAAATATCTTATCGCAAACAGAATCATTTTTATCCGGGCTTGGGCTAAAAATTAAGAAAGAAAAGACAAACATAAAGCATATAAAAGACGGGTTCCAGTTTTTAGGAATAAGCTTTACAGGTTCTGAGGTTAAGGTTGAATCCGAAGATGAAATGAAACGTTTTAAAAAGCCGTTATACATTACAGAACCATATACGTTCCTGTCATTAAATGGAGATGCCATTGATATATTGAAAAACAGGGAAATAATAGAAACCATTCCCATAAGAAGAATAAGCGAAATAATGGTAATGGAAAAAACTGTTTTTTCAACAGCTCTGATAACTAAATGCACTGATAATAATATACCATTCACGATTGTGCTTAATACCGGTTATTACATTACGACGATAAAGCCAGATTCCAAAAAATATTATGACATAACCTTTGCCCATGCCAAAAAATATTATTCTCTTTCCGAAACGGAAATATTTTCAATCGCAAAAGAATTTGCCGTCGGCAAGCTTAATAATTACATCTCTTTATTTAAACAAAAATATGTAAAAGAGCAGAATCTATTTATCAACGAAATAGAAAGGGTGATTCAGAATATTTACCAGGCGGCTGATATTCATGAAGTTCGCGGGCTGGAGGGTTCGACAGCCAAAAAGATATATCAAAAATTAAATGTTTTTATAGATAACGAGATATTCCAGATAGAAAAAAGAGACAGACGTTGCCCTGACCGTATTAATTCATTATTAAATTTTGGATATTATCTTTTATTCTCACGGATTAACGCGACTGTAAGAGCTGTTGGATTGAATCCTTATTTAGGCTTTTTGCACAGCCCGCTGGATGATTATGAGTCATTTGTCTGCGACATTGAAGAACTTTTCAGGGCAAGGATTGACAGGTTTATTATACGGCTGGTTAATTTGAAAGTCATAACAAAAGATGATTTTGTTGAAACTGAAAGAGGTTTTTATCTTAAAAAAGAGGGAGTTAAAAGTTACCTTAATCAGTTTGAGGCCGAGATGGAAAGAAAGACTTCGGAGAATTCACTTTCACTTAAAGAAAATATCTATGTCCAGGTAAATATTATTAAAAATTTTATGCTTGAAAATAAATCCCTTACATTTTATATTTGGAAAGTGTGA
- the cas2 gene encoding CRISPR-associated endonuclease Cas2, protein MRGISDYAVVYDITSDNERARVDKTLKSFGFRIQKSVFECRLNKKGRNELIEKLKKLDIKTGFIKVYRLEYSSKNEIIGEKKKESIDDGNAFII, encoded by the coding sequence ATGCGAGGTATTTCTGATTACGCCGTTGTGTATGATATTACTTCCGACAATGAACGGGCAAGAGTTGACAAAACGTTGAAAAGTTTTGGATTCAGGATCCAAAAAAGCGTTTTTGAATGCCGGCTTAATAAAAAAGGAAGAAACGAGTTAATAGAAAAATTGAAAAAGTTAGATATTAAAACAGGATTTATAAAGGTTTATCGCCTTGAATATTCGTCAAAGAATGAGATAATCGGAGAAAAAAAGAAAGAGAGTATAGATGACGGGAATGCGTTCATTATTTAG
- a CDS encoding acyl-CoA dehydratase activase, whose amino-acid sequence MITIGIDIGSRTSKAVLLRDGRIIADTICESEIKMSNRGQHVLEELLKKAGLNRGQIDYIVATGYGRITLPFADQTVTEITCHAKGIHTLCPTVRTVIDIGGQDSKVIRVNSAGEIVDFAMNDRCAAGTGKFLEVTSKVMGLTLEDFSRLYFKSAEPCKISSMCTVFAESEIISLQAEGVKDEDIAAGLILATARRVANMAKSHSVEPDIAFTGGVAKNRGICAALESEVGRSFLKFKYDPQLIGAYGAALIASEQAGQKKDIVPAGKKKDLDTITELDMLLKKRPGEIEKLRESGVKIVGYFCGYVPVEIIMAAGMVPVRLIRGGDVEVSSIGNRYLTSSACPFACACVGNKQKKGDFYFESVDIVADAPSCLQMKRVLEIWEKYFSTRIIHIGFSRKYYTKEGLDYFIKSIYNFKAELEDISGSKIEPENIRKAVAVTNEIRGLERLLYEKIKDSGISWYELIKFINAGNVLDKTVYLDLLKKLAGEIESRPKAGPPKLRILITGGMLAPGDEKLLKIMRSLKVDFVMDELCSGSRLTFVDIKEPTIENIAHSYLKNVPCGSLPYHDFKSDPRIFHLDKLLSEYNINGILYYTLRFCDAYSFKFNEMKNHAKKKGVPILHLHSDYSGADTGQIKTRIEAFIETILNSKKGDKNEAF is encoded by the coding sequence ATGATAACAATTGGGATTGATATAGGGTCAAGGACCTCCAAGGCGGTCCTTCTCCGGGATGGCAGGATTATAGCGGATACCATCTGTGAATCCGAAATAAAGATGTCAAACAGGGGACAGCATGTATTGGAGGAACTTCTTAAAAAAGCGGGATTAAACAGAGGGCAGATTGATTATATCGTTGCTACAGGCTACGGCCGGATAACTTTGCCTTTTGCCGATCAAACAGTTACTGAAATTACCTGCCATGCCAAAGGGATCCATACGCTTTGCCCCACTGTGAGGACAGTCATTGATATTGGCGGCCAGGACAGCAAAGTTATAAGAGTAAACAGTGCCGGTGAAATTGTTGATTTTGCGATGAACGACCGCTGCGCCGCGGGAACCGGCAAATTCCTGGAAGTTACCTCCAAAGTCATGGGCCTGACACTGGAAGATTTTTCCAGGTTGTATTTTAAATCCGCGGAGCCGTGCAAAATCAGTTCAATGTGTACTGTTTTTGCCGAGAGTGAAATTATTTCTCTGCAGGCTGAAGGTGTTAAAGATGAAGATATTGCCGCGGGTTTGATATTAGCGACTGCGCGCCGCGTGGCCAATATGGCGAAAAGCCATTCAGTCGAACCTGATATAGCGTTTACGGGAGGCGTGGCCAAAAACAGGGGTATTTGCGCCGCGCTGGAATCAGAGGTGGGCCGTTCATTTTTAAAATTTAAATATGACCCTCAATTAATCGGAGCGTATGGCGCGGCCCTGATTGCTTCTGAACAAGCCGGACAAAAAAAAGATATTGTTCCTGCCGGTAAAAAAAAAGACCTTGATACAATAACGGAACTTGACATGCTTCTTAAAAAGAGGCCGGGAGAAATAGAAAAACTTCGTGAAAGCGGCGTAAAAATAGTGGGTTATTTTTGCGGCTATGTCCCTGTTGAAATTATAATGGCCGCGGGGATGGTCCCTGTCCGCCTTATTCGCGGCGGCGATGTTGAAGTTTCCTCAATAGGCAACAGGTATTTGACGTCCTCTGCGTGCCCTTTTGCCTGCGCGTGTGTAGGCAATAAACAAAAAAAAGGAGATTTTTATTTCGAATCAGTTGATATTGTCGCGGACGCGCCTTCATGTTTACAAATGAAACGGGTACTGGAAATTTGGGAAAAATATTTTTCAACCCGGATTATTCATATCGGATTTTCAAGGAAATATTATACAAAAGAGGGGCTGGATTATTTTATTAAAAGCATCTACAATTTTAAAGCTGAATTAGAGGACATTTCGGGCAGCAAAATTGAGCCGGAAAATATCAGAAAAGCCGTAGCTGTTACAAATGAAATTCGCGGATTAGAACGTTTGTTATATGAAAAAATAAAAGATTCAGGGATTTCATGGTATGAATTGATAAAGTTTATAAACGCGGGAAATGTGCTGGATAAAACCGTGTATCTGGATTTACTTAAGAAACTCGCGGGAGAAATAGAATCAAGGCCAAAAGCGGGGCCGCCCAAGTTAAGGATTTTGATTACCGGCGGCATGCTGGCCCCGGGCGATGAAAAATTATTAAAAATAATGCGAAGCTTAAAAGTTGATTTTGTCATGGATGAGTTGTGTTCCGGTTCCAGATTGACTTTCGTTGATATTAAAGAGCCGACTATAGAAAATATAGCGCATAGTTACCTTAAAAATGTGCCCTGCGGCTCATTGCCATATCATGATTTTAAAAGCGATCCGAGGATTTTTCATTTGGACAAACTTTTATCGGAATATAACATAAACGGCATTTTATATTACACATTGAGGTTTTGTGACGCCTATTCATTTAAATTTAATGAAATGAAAAACCATGCCAAAAAGAAAGGGGTCCCTATTTTGCATTTACATTCCGATTACAGCGGCGCGGATACAGGCCAGATAAAAACAAGAATTGAGGCTTTTATTGAAACTATTTTAAATTCAAAAAAAGGGGATAAAAATGAAGCCTTTTAA
- a CDS encoding 2-hydroxyacyl-CoA dehydratase family protein, whose amino-acid sequence MKPFNKRLQFAFRILLNPYIITNLSRLRTIDGGGISPFSIFLYMVKALYRFPGFYDYRVDVRIKGMTELVYLILSTPERMKKMRESGYKFVGKWAVNPTDIYFGSRVSAIDPFFFAFCRMIAVSDNSYAVRGRAQLSPDACPAQAAAYTVLSEDIIKLDFFYPFIGPWCYDSQYCFESLRSKLKGVFGEQPYILSERQRGISKDFMLSELRKFVIQIEELTGEKYDPEFMRKEIKLENELRGIIFDIQNMMLEDRPPLASLDLILATFISGDWLGDPLACMDVLCNMRDFLKKRLRNNESGWGLKENPIRILITGIAWGDLGLYNILDDLGGVIVGSECVMSNYMLKTREDGDPLENLAERFINTPYTFNPGEKARWTVNNIKRMKRVDGVVFNCNFGCNYNATASRIIIDSIKEQLDIPVLLINSDLPGENHGQMRTRFGAFFEMIRKKRKK is encoded by the coding sequence ATGAAGCCTTTTAATAAAAGGCTCCAATTCGCGTTTCGAATATTATTAAATCCATATATTATCACAAACCTGTCAAGGCTGCGGACGATTGACGGCGGCGGCATAAGTCCTTTCAGTATTTTCCTGTATATGGTGAAGGCCTTATACAGGTTCCCGGGATTTTATGATTACAGGGTGGATGTGCGTATCAAAGGAATGACTGAACTCGTTTATTTGATATTATCTACGCCTGAACGTATGAAAAAAATGCGGGAATCAGGCTATAAATTTGTGGGCAAATGGGCGGTCAATCCCACGGATATTTATTTCGGGTCCCGGGTATCGGCGATAGACCCGTTTTTTTTCGCGTTTTGCCGGATGATCGCGGTGTCCGATAATTCTTATGCTGTCAGGGGAAGGGCGCAGCTTTCGCCTGACGCCTGCCCCGCCCAGGCCGCCGCTTACACTGTCCTTTCAGAAGATATTATTAAACTTGATTTTTTTTATCCGTTCATCGGCCCATGGTGTTACGATTCGCAGTATTGTTTTGAATCCCTGAGGTCAAAACTCAAAGGTGTTTTTGGCGAACAGCCGTATATTTTATCCGAACGGCAAAGAGGCATATCAAAAGATTTTATGCTGTCGGAGCTTAGAAAATTTGTCATCCAGATAGAGGAATTAACAGGGGAAAAATACGACCCTGAATTTATGCGAAAAGAAATCAAACTGGAGAATGAATTGCGCGGTATTATTTTTGACATTCAAAATATGATGCTGGAAGACAGGCCCCCCCTGGCAAGTTTGGATTTAATTCTGGCAACTTTTATCAGCGGGGATTGGCTGGGCGACCCGCTGGCATGCATGGATGTGTTGTGTAATATGCGGGATTTTTTGAAAAAGCGCCTGCGAAACAACGAATCAGGGTGGGGATTAAAGGAAAATCCGATTCGTATTCTTATAACCGGAATCGCGTGGGGAGATTTGGGGCTTTATAATATTCTTGATGACCTGGGCGGGGTAATAGTGGGTTCCGAATGCGTAATGAGTAATTATATGTTAAAAACCAGAGAGGATGGTGACCCGCTGGAAAACCTGGCGGAACGTTTTATTAACACGCCTTATACCTTTAACCCTGGTGAAAAAGCCAGATGGACAGTCAATAATATCAAAAGGATGAAAAGAGTCGATGGTGTTGTTTTTAACTGTAATTTTGGATGCAATTACAATGCCACGGCATCAAGGATTATTATTGATTCCATAAAAGAACAGCTTGATATCCCGGTCCTTTTAATTAATTCAGACCTGCCCGGGGAAAATCACGGACAGATGCGGACGCGTTTTGGCGCTTTTTTTGAAATGATTCGCAAAAAGAGAAAAAAATAA
- a CDS encoding nitroreductase family protein, producing MPVILQPDINPSFIDKPVSDYDLQRLFETVIWAPSPFNSQPWEFVVLRDKENIKKILQAVDETDIPPNLIVVLNNTVRKDPGPNAARLGFISVGAAIANFMFSAKYSNIGFYPVSVKYEKNHLKILQHLNVPGNMVLSCLMAAGYLEKNDREIKPAKGKYYEDNLSRPKEISLPEYSRDDINPFVLIPKRKSYRKKFLRREVDLKHRRLLLESGLSSFMFERTAGVELVLVDDRLRIRKLANLIYDAAYKVHMNSGYLKKMNVWIRYSSEEKIKNADGIFIVFLNVVKGKILKFLMWIIEEIKLFLPLKIFHYKKLSKDYFSGLVAGSPMICVFLLKPDNSKNNLEPEDYINAGVSIQSLLLAATYCNIGAQFLSVLVDSPESRKNIDGFLNVPGDFKGEIIDILRLGYIDPGEKPRILSVSSNIRRPSEKILHKESYT from the coding sequence ATGCCAGTTATTTTACAGCCGGATATTAATCCGTCATTTATTGATAAACCTGTTTCTGATTATGACCTCCAGAGGTTATTTGAGACTGTTATATGGGCGCCCAGCCCGTTTAATTCTCAGCCATGGGAGTTTGTTGTTTTACGGGACAAAGAAAATATCAAAAAAATTCTGCAGGCCGTTGATGAAACCGATATCCCTCCAAATTTAATAGTTGTGCTTAACAATACCGTAAGGAAAGATCCCGGCCCGAATGCCGCCAGGCTTGGTTTTATTTCTGTGGGGGCCGCTATCGCGAATTTCATGTTTTCCGCCAAATATTCGAATATAGGTTTTTATCCTGTTTCCGTAAAATATGAAAAAAATCATTTAAAAATTTTACAACATCTTAACGTCCCCGGTAATATGGTTTTGAGTTGTTTGATGGCGGCCGGGTACCTTGAAAAAAACGACAGAGAGATAAAGCCTGCCAAAGGAAAATATTACGAAGACAATTTATCGCGGCCGAAAGAAATATCCTTGCCGGAATACAGCCGTGATGATATTAATCCGTTTGTTTTAATCCCAAAAAGGAAATCATACCGCAAAAAATTTTTACGCAGGGAAGTTGATTTAAAACACCGGCGTTTATTGCTGGAATCCGGATTGTCCAGTTTTATGTTTGAAAGAACTGCAGGGGTTGAATTGGTGCTTGTGGACGACAGATTAAGAATAAGGAAATTGGCAAACCTGATCTATGACGCGGCTTATAAAGTCCACATGAATAGCGGATATTTAAAAAAAATGAACGTGTGGATCAGGTATTCCAGTGAAGAAAAAATAAAAAACGCGGATGGAATTTTTATTGTATTTTTGAATGTGGTAAAAGGGAAAATCCTTAAATTTTTAATGTGGATTATTGAAGAAATAAAATTGTTTTTACCTTTGAAAATTTTTCATTATAAAAAACTTTCCAAGGATTATTTCAGCGGGCTTGTGGCTGGCTCTCCGATGATTTGCGTTTTTTTGTTAAAGCCGGATAATTCAAAAAACAATTTGGAACCCGAAGACTACATTAACGCAGGCGTCTCAATACAGAGTTTACTGCTTGCCGCGACCTATTGTAATATCGGGGCCCAATTTTTATCGGTTCTTGTTGACAGCCCGGAGAGCCGTAAAAACATTGATGGTTTTCTAAATGTTCCCGGGGATTTCAAGGGTGAAATTATTGATATATTGCGTTTGGGATATATTGATCCCGGGGAAAAGCCGAGAATTTTATCCGTATCCAGCAATATTCGCCGTCCCTCGGAAAAAATTTTGCATAAAGAAAGCTACACTTAA
- a CDS encoding MoxR family ATPase: METREEELKAVGELKEAHDAILAEVEKVIVGQKDVVEQFLIALFSQGHCLLVGVPGLAKTLLINTLARVLDLKFKRIQFTPDLMPSDIIGTDIIQEDANTGRRCFKFLPGPIFANIILADEINRTPPKTQAALLEAMQEYKVTAGGETYGLELPFFVLATQNPIEQEGTYPLPEAQLDRFMFEVHIDYPSKQEEMEIVKLTTSAYEACLKIALTGKDIIRLQKIIRKVPVSDYLVEYAVDLVKNTRPGTPGSPKIVRDCVSWGAGPRASQYLVLGAKTRAVMHGRYTVTGDDIRAIAEPILRHRIITNFNADADGINSAKIIAELIKNVKEPER, translated from the coding sequence ATGGAGACAAGAGAAGAGGAGTTAAAAGCTGTTGGAGAATTAAAAGAGGCCCATGACGCGATACTGGCCGAAGTAGAAAAGGTCATTGTCGGACAGAAAGATGTAGTTGAGCAGTTCCTGATTGCCCTATTTTCGCAGGGTCACTGCCTTCTGGTTGGTGTCCCGGGATTGGCCAAGACCTTGCTTATAAATACCCTTGCCAGAGTTTTAGATTTAAAATTCAAACGAATACAGTTCACGCCTGATCTGATGCCTTCTGATATCATAGGGACGGACATTATCCAGGAGGACGCGAATACGGGCAGGCGATGTTTTAAATTTTTACCCGGCCCCATTTTCGCGAATATTATCCTCGCGGATGAGATTAACCGCACGCCTCCAAAGACCCAGGCCGCGCTTTTGGAGGCTATGCAGGAATATAAAGTCACGGCGGGAGGCGAGACTTATGGACTGGAACTTCCGTTTTTTGTGCTTGCGACGCAGAACCCTATTGAGCAGGAAGGAACTTATCCCTTGCCCGAGGCGCAGCTTGACCGGTTTATGTTTGAGGTCCATATTGATTATCCTTCAAAACAAGAGGAGATGGAAATCGTTAAGTTAACAACTTCCGCGTATGAAGCTTGTTTAAAAATAGCTTTGACCGGAAAGGACATAATCCGTCTGCAGAAGATTATCAGGAAGGTCCCCGTGAGTGATTATCTGGTGGAATACGCAGTGGATTTAGTGAAGAACACCCGGCCGGGTACACCTGGTTCGCCGAAAATTGTAAGAGATTGCGTCAGCTGGGGAGCAGGGCCGAGGGCATCGCAGTATCTTGTTCTGGGCGCAAAAACCAGGGCTGTTATGCACGGCCGGTATACAGTTACAGGTGATGATATTCGTGCTATAGCCGAGCCGATTTTGAGGCACAGGATTATAACTAATTTTAATGCGGATGCCGACGGGATTAATTCGGCGAAAATAATCGCGGAACTTATTAAGAATGTAAAAGAACCAGAGAGATAG
- a CDS encoding YicC/YloC family endoribonuclease: protein MIKSMTGYGRGIAKYDGEDIVIELRSVNRSSLEISSRFPQDYQFLEIGVRKIIQKKLHRGQINISIQEGIKSKRNTFKIDEEIFGGIYSVFGRLRKKFKINSDINFGDILRIEGVVVKEIQRENQKALTQAVEKALNTALDNLIAMRIEEGKSLYKDILNRIEAIDNILKGINKTIPGVLEKYKNNLELKMKSLMPGGIEFDETRFYTELAVYSEKVDITEEIVRLESHIKLFKDTLDKNNSIGKKLDFILQEMNREANTMASKASDFNLTKEVINIKNEIEKIREQVQNVE from the coding sequence ATGATCAAAAGCATGACAGGTTACGGCAGGGGAATAGCAAAATATGACGGCGAGGATATAGTTATCGAGCTTCGTTCCGTTAACCGCAGTTCCCTGGAAATATCCAGCAGGTTCCCGCAGGATTATCAATTCCTGGAAATTGGCGTTAGAAAAATAATTCAAAAAAAATTGCACAGGGGGCAGATAAATATTTCCATCCAGGAAGGCATAAAGAGCAAGAGAAACACTTTTAAAATAGACGAGGAAATATTCGGCGGGATTTATTCTGTTTTTGGCAGGCTTAGAAAAAAATTTAAAATAAACAGCGATATAAATTTCGGAGACATATTACGGATAGAAGGTGTGGTTGTAAAAGAAATTCAGAGAGAAAATCAAAAGGCCCTGACACAGGCGGTAGAAAAGGCGTTAAACACAGCTCTTGATAATTTGATTGCGATGCGTATTGAAGAAGGGAAGTCTTTATATAAAGACATATTAAACAGGATAGAAGCTATAGATAATATTTTAAAAGGAATTAATAAAACAATCCCCGGTGTATTGGAAAAATACAAAAATAATTTAGAGTTAAAAATGAAAAGCCTGATGCCCGGTGGAATTGAGTTTGATGAAACACGGTTTTATACTGAATTGGCCGTTTATTCGGAAAAAGTTGATATTACGGAGGAGATAGTGAGGCTGGAAAGCCACATTAAACTTTTTAAAGATACATTGGACAAAAATAATTCCATAGGTAAAAAATTGGATTTTATTTTACAGGAAATGAACAGGGAGGCCAATACAATGGCCTCAAAGGCGTCCGATTTTAATTTAACAAAAGAAGTTATCAATATAAAAAATGAAATAGAAAAGATAAGAGAACAGGTCCAAAATGTCGAATAA
- the gmk gene encoding guanylate kinase, translating to MSNNKGMIIVISAPSGAGKTTLVELLNKDFPDLYRSISCTTRSTRKGESHGKDYIFVSEEEFKNKLENNEFAEWAEVHGNLYGTPKAALEENLAKGKDVLLDIDVQGAEKIRKLYPGGLFIFIKPPSFKVLKERLESRNTEDRDSLEIRLKQAEEEMKYYTRYDYVVINEDLEEAVEELKSIIEKEKKRRLRSGTVNHKT from the coding sequence ATGTCGAATAATAAAGGTATGATAATAGTAATTTCTGCTCCTTCAGGGGCAGGAAAAACAACGTTGGTTGAATTGTTGAATAAGGATTTTCCTGATTTATACCGTTCGATTTCCTGCACTACCCGCTCCACGCGAAAAGGCGAGTCTCACGGTAAGGATTATATTTTTGTATCGGAGGAAGAATTCAAAAATAAATTGGAAAATAATGAATTTGCCGAATGGGCGGAGGTCCATGGGAATTTATATGGTACGCCCAAAGCGGCACTGGAAGAAAATTTAGCAAAAGGCAAAGATGTGCTTCTGGATATAGATGTCCAGGGCGCCGAAAAAATCAGGAAATTATACCCTGGGGGGCTTTTTATTTTCATTAAGCCGCCGTCCTTTAAAGTTTTAAAAGAGAGGCTTGAAAGCAGGAACACGGAAGACCGGGATTCACTGGAAATAAGGCTGAAACAGGCGGAAGAGGAGATGAAATATTACACCCGTTATGATTATGTTGTTATAAATGAAGATTTAGAGGAGGCTGTGGAAGAACTGAAAAGTATTATTGAAAAAGAAAAAAAGAGAAGGCTTCGTTCAGGAACCGTTAATCATAAAACATAA